The Onychostoma macrolepis isolate SWU-2019 chromosome 18, ASM1243209v1, whole genome shotgun sequence genome includes the window GAAGAAAGCAGTggcacaatgaaaacaaaagagtATCAGTGATCTGGAAGAGGAATGGGCCAAGTCTGCAGTAGAGGTAAACGcccatttgaatgaatgaatgaatgaatgaatgaataattaattaatttatttattaatttttctgaATCAATCAAATGTGTATTAATAAACTTtctattgtagtttttttttcattttataatcaTATTATTTACTGAGACACAGTACATCAAAATACACATATAAAactacaccaaaaaaaaaacaacaacaaaaaaaaaacatctctaaTATTTATGTTAGAATGTTCCATCAAACTGATTAATgctaattttttgttgttgttattgtgataATATGTAAATTTCTAGTTAAATATAGTtaacaacctgatctcacagaattccgtgtaatgttcacagacttaattaacctccgaatctgtggtgacatcacggaatcgccgaaaattccgtgatgggctcacagaaggcatcagctgtggtccatgcacggattcattggttcaacaccagcgctgcatcggaccacgtaaaaagagtgactccgatgcagttatactttcactggagtacctgacccacccctaccctaaacctacccagttctgaacaataatgatgacgataaattatcgcgtcggcatattgaaagtgttgaaccagtggatccgtgcgtggagcacggctgatgcctgtcactgacttacattggtatcacttctgtgagcccatcacggatttttttctgtgagcccatcacggaattttcggcgattccgtgatgccaccacagattcggaggttaattaagtccgtgaacattacacggaattctgtgagatcatgttgataGTTAAATATTGATCTcagaaaaatgttgtaaaatcaTGAATGTCTTTGATTTGTAAACCTTATCTAGCCATCATgttcttttttgtatttttctcaGGTTTAAGCAGAATGATGTAACATTTTGGGGTGAATATACACAGCAACAGGCCGTAACTGGAAGCCAAAATGGCAAAAATCTCCACAGCTACCGTGTACTTCCCCGGTGAGCTGACGTACGCCGGCACAAATGCAATCCACACAGCACAGAAGATCAGCATGCTGAAAGTAATGAATTTAGCCTCATTGAAACTGTCTGGGAGCTTTCGAGCAAAGAAGGCCAGCAGAAAGCAGACCACTGCTAACAGACCGATGTAGCCCAGTACTAGTACAAACCCCACAACAGATCCCACCGTGCACTGCAGGATCACTCGAGCACCAAGCTCACCTCCTGCACTCTCTGTGGGCAGAGGGGGAGCCAGCAGCAGCCACAATAAACATATGACAACCTGAACAAGTGTGCAAAGGAAGATGCCTGCCCTCTGCTGGATGGGCCCAAAGTACTGCATCAAGTTAGATCCAGGCAGAGTGGCCCGAAAAGCCACTAAAACCACCACAGTCTTACTGAGGACACAGGCAATGCAGATCACAAAGCTCACTCCAAACAAGGTGTGACGTAGCATGCAGTTCCACGGTGCAGGCTGGCCAATAAAAACTAGTGCACACAGGAAGCAAAGAGTGAGCGAAACCAATAGCAGGAAGCTCAGCTCTGAGTTGTTGGCCCGTACGAGGGGTGTGTCACGATAACGGAAAAAGGCAGCCAGAACAGTCGTGGTCAGTGTTGCCCCAGTGACGGATAAGACTGTCAGGACAATTCCCATGGTATCTTGCAGGGACAGAAACTCCACAACCTTTGGGATGCACCTTGTTCTTTCATTGTTTGACCAGAACCTCTCAGGACATCTGATACACTCTGTAGAGTCTAAAGAAGATTATGATACAGATGAAGACACTGCACATTCTAAGTGTGGTCTTACATTTGAAAGACCAGAAGTTATTAGCTTGTGAATCATGACCCACAATGGAAATCTTggaattgtttaaatgaatgtttgtacAGAGGTTATTAATACCTGTCATATTGCTGATTTCCCCTGCTGCACAAGGGAGACAGTCAAAACAACAGACGGGTTTTCCTTTTTGTGCAGCCTTTCTAGTGCCTGGAAGACAGCTTGCACTGCACACAGACACAGGAACCTGAATGATTGAGAAATAAAGTCTGTCAGACTAACAGCACAATATCCATCAGCACAACAAGCACATGaagaaaaatagaaagaataaaattttcaccaaaaataaaaatacatttaaaaagtttaaaacttTCCACACGAATACTGTATACAAGACAGATACATAATTATAGACTAATTTCCGTGGCATATCTCCCCTTTCTCAACAGTCTGTCCATTAAAGGATTAAATCTACTATATCCCTATACTGAGAGGATAAtggacacatacacacaaattaaTACATCAATGTTTTCTGGATAGTGAAATTACAGAATAACAGAAGTAGGGTTCATGCACAggataataaaatatacaccTCACAcataacaaaacacaacatttttattaagctttaaaaataaaattttcatgcatttttaataaaaaaaaaaaaaaaaagttttgcaaaattacttttaaatctACAGTCAGTTCTTCAAATTAACTATGGACATTTTCACAACaagaaaatgtgtatttatctgtttatttatttgcttgccTGTTTGCAATTTTGTTTGCTGatgttataaaaatacatttttgttatttaatataacattcTTACAGTATGGCTTAAGTGTCCTAATCCTGTTTTTGGGGGCTGCTgtagagaaaataaataaattaatatcaaGTCACTTACCTGGTCAGCCCAGCCTCCTCCCCAAACAACTTTTTCAAGGTTTATGCTCAGCTCCTGACCTGGTCCTTTGGCTACATCGAACTGTCCAACTTGGATGAAATTCACTGCTCCACTTTCATCTACATGCCAGTTCATAATGTCATAAGAGGCAGATGGCTCACCATTATCTTCAAAATAGACCAGCTCACCCACTGGTGTTGTGAAGTTTACTGCATTTAAGTAATGCAGAAGCTGTGAAAGGAAAGATGATAGAACACATAGTATATtaacagtaaatatatttaaaaaataaaagttaatactatcaaaattaaaagaagcaATTCTACTTCTAAAAGTGGTTAATGtagacaaacaacaacaacaacaaaaaaacattatttaaaatgcatattttaagatttaaaatattatttaagatTGACCTCCCATCTGTACCTGTCTGGGGTTTATTCTGGTCACATCAGGACATTCTCCATTTTCAAATGGCCCTCTACCTGGCTGACAGGCCATCATGTTGTGAATAGCATTGGCAATAGCATACACAGCCTTATACACATTGTAAGTGACTCTCAGCTGTGAAACATCTGTATAGATGCGACCATATTTCTCTACATTCTCTGAGCCTATGCACTTTGGTCTTTTAGATGAAGGCTGCCAGTCCTGTGCCAGCGAGCACCCAAAAATTTCTTCCCAAACATCTTTTACAAATGGTTCATTTGGCTGCTTCACAGGGTTCAGCTGTGCAAGAAAAGCACCAAGACCCTGAATATCAGCCCGACGCAGGGCAAAACCGATTGTACCGGCCAGGAGAGGAATGCTTGCTGGGACAGAATACTGGATAGAGGTGCTCCAGGCCTCTGTGGCTATCCACTGCCTGTTGGTCACATTCTGCACCACAACTTGCTTGAACACAACTTCAAGGTCTGGGCCAATGGCAAAGGTCACCACCACATGAGCTGTGGAACTCTGGATTCTCTCCACAATCCTCCTGATCCTGCTTTGGGAATGTGATTTAGGAATAACTTCCACATAGTCCACACATACCCCTGTACCTTCAAGCTCTTTCAAAAGCAGCTGCGAGCCACTTTTACCATATTCATCGTCTCCTGCAACTACCCCCACCCAGGTCCAGCCCAGCAGGTTCAGCAGACGGGCCATAGCCTTGGCCTGGAATGCATCACTGGGAACAGTGCGCAGGAAAGAGTGAAATCTGTGACTGTCACTGAGACAAGCACAGGACGCAAAATAACTCACCTGTACAGACAAAGCAGAAAGACAAGCATTTCACTGAAATTTATGAATTTCTGATTACTGAAATTGTTgctcaaaaataataaaataaataagtatgaAACTTATCCCATCTGTAAAATACAGAACACTTCATTTTACCATGGGGGTATCAAACACTCCCAGCGAGTCAGCCACCACTATTGAGGCAGAGGAACGAGCGTCACCGATAATGACAGGCACCACTGGGGTCCCGCTGCATTCTGCTCCCGACACTGTCTCCTCCTGCCCTGTTACCAGAGCTAAAGCAGCACTCAGTGTTGTGGCCTCAGCTAGGCAGGTGTCAGCTACCAGGTACCCCAGAGTAATATTTGGAAGCAGGACAGGGTCCCGATTAATCTCCTCCACTGTGAAAATCATAGTTTTGAGCCAGCGGTATGAACGAAGGTCAACACTAAGGTAAAAcaagaaatgtacattttaatgagacacatattgtaatattttcccCAAGATGATTCTtgacattatattaaaatatacaatgtaaaaatatcaaatttgtGCTTTATCTAAATTAACTGgtacaaaatatgatttaactGACTGCATTCAATTACActaatgaatataaattaataaaaaaataaaaaataaaaacttttcattttatacTAGATTATTTTTTCCACTATCTTTACAAATTATTATAGGAAAATTGTAGTTAGCAAAATCCcttaaaaactacataaaatGGTTGCATTCTAATTGTATAAATGGCTTCTCTGCAGCTCTGCCTTTTAGTTCATTTGAACACTCATTTTACACTCACCCCTGGCAGCGAGAACCATGCTGTGTATGAGTGAAAGCATGATCAGGCTCTGGTGCTTCAACATGAACTGGAAAGAGACCACCAATTATCACATCTCCCTGTTTATACAGGCTTTCTGAAACAGATCTGCCCTGCAGACTGCAAGACAGGCCTGCACCACAAACCCTGGCCATCTCAACAATAAATACCACCACCCACAACCACATAATAAATCCCATTACtttacacaaacatacacagagagagagacttagTGAAGAAGTGCAAGCTCACACTTTTCCTGCGAAGAAAGAAGGGTTGGATAATATTTCCACTTTTGTAGACTTTAATATGCCTGGGGCAAAATAACATGCAACAGGAAAACAGGTGAGTGGGGGCATAATTGCTGAAAGCCCTTGTGGAGAGTAATTCTCATGGAgaatggggtaaaaaaaaaaaacatcagcttTTAGAACTGATATTTTGAAGATTCGAGCACTATAGCAATAAAAAGACACAATAAAAAAGactacaacaaaatatttttacgcTAATAGAGCATAAAAACAATTAGTTTGTCAGCCCTCAAAGCCATTTTGTGTGTCTGTGCCATTGAGGACGCTGTTCAGCCTACAGGGAAAATTGAGGTAATTATAGCAAATTAAGCAATTGCTATGATGCCAGAGTTAATCATTCTGTTTTCTGGAGCTGTGTGAGTGTTCTACACACAATTTCACTCatggttcacacacacacacacacacacacacacattgactCCTTTTGAGATGcactcacacatacatgcatTATTGATATTTAGTCATAGATCACACCCCAGGCCCGTCGCGAAGGGGGGGGCAGTGCCACCCCAAATGACTCAACGTGCCCCCCTGCTTACATGATCACGAGTGAACTTAATATTGAGCACGAAAATCACATATTCAGCAGCATTTAGCTCAAAGAACCACTAATCTCTACAACTTTAACTTATTAGGAAGCTGATAACACAGTGGCGTAGCGAACAGGCAGCATTGCAGGGGGTGCAAACAGCAGCACAAACATAAAGATTCACACACATCGTCACCTCACGCACCTGCAGCGCTTCTGTGTAGGgagaaaaacataataaaacaacgtaggcctatataaaaggaataaaataaatagtcctaaacaaaatatatttcacttaaataattaacatattaacaaaaccaaataaaaaaCTGCGGACATGTCTACACtgagtttcattttatttttgtgaccgCACAAGTTCAAGGAAACCGAGAGGACTGAAAGCTcaccctatttgttttctttattttacaaaagtacaataattagtttttattgtgagtgtaggcctacacaaataaaaatgaatccaAGCGATCGCGCTGGAGCCTCTCGTGGGAAACATTTGTATTCGTGCCGAaaaaaatataggcctatgGTGCGTTTCAGTTTCTCTTTAAGTTTTGGCTAGACATTTATATGTTCTTTATAACGAATGTCATTCATctataatttgtgttttattttaagatttgtatatataaatttgtactataattttataaatgctTAGGCTCTATTTTCTGATTTGTATGTTCCTTTGTTCTGAATACcgtaaaatttaaaggatttgttcacaaattctttttttttttttttttttgcaattttggtGGTTTCCGCTTATTCTATGAAGAAACACTCTTGAAGTCTTGGAGTTTCGATGCCAGAAGAGAGACTTTATTATCATCAGAGACAATAAGGCCGAGAAGACACTGCAGTGAATTTCTATCGAATGTCTGTACAGCCTATTTATAGTTTTTCTCTAGGCATGttcaatacattttatacattgCCATGTTACCTTTTTTGGCTGTGTCTCCAGCCTGCTTTTAGGAAGTAGACAGGGGGCCTCAACTTATGTTAAGGGAGATGAGGAGGCCTGATCATtgtggcgagtggggcggggccgagagccgtgggaacggagcgaggccagtggagttaatgataatgagcgacacctgcaccactcgccggtctcgagtcccacggaggagctccggaaggataaaaggaggagtgacgacagtggaagacgagagaggaccaggcctggacttttatttgtgtttttgtgtgcgGCAGTTGtccgtgaggggctgccgctttacttttatgtttgtttattttattattaaagtggTTGAATGTTCGCTGGTTGccgcctccttcttcccgatctacgaactgtgttacaATCATATATTGTGTTTAATGTCTAAATAGAGTGTGCAGCTTCaccatatacaggtgctggtcatataattagaatatcatcaaaaagttgatttatttagtttagtttagtttatttatttataaagcacatttaaaacaacaggagttgcaaccaaagtgctgtacatcaaatataaaacaaggtAAAAACATACCCAATCAAGACAAACAAAGGgacaaataaaattgtacaccctcaaacagaattaaaacatacagaataaaaatgggttttcaaagcagatttaaacaaagaaagagaaggagtAGATCTAATGTGGAGGGGAAGACTGTTCCAAAGCCTAGGTGCTGCCACAGCAAAAGCCCGGTCGCCTttcgttttaaaatgtgaacgaGGAACCGAAAGAAGAAATTGACTAGACGATCAAGAGATCTAGAGGTGGAATGCGGAGGAGGAGATTACAGATATACTGAGGAGCATAACCATGTAAAGccttaaaacaaaaagcaaaatctTAAAATCAACACGAAACTGAACCGGGAGCCAGTGTAGAGAGGCGAGAACCGGGGTAATGTGCTCAAGTTTTCTGGTGCCAGTCAATAAtctggctgctgcattttggaccaattgCAGTCGGTTCAAAGATGATTTAGGCAGACCCAGATAAAGTGAGTTACAGTAATCTAACCTTGACGttataaacgcatgaattacaGTTTGCAGGTCCTTCATAGAAAGCATTTTCTTGATTCTAGCAATTGATCTTAACTGAAAGAAACTGCTTTTCACAACAGTACTAACCTGCTTATCAAAAGACAACACAGGATCAAAGACAACACCAAGGTTTCTAACATGATCACGCATATTTGATGACAGAGGGCCAAGCTGCTTGACAATGCCAGTGGACACAGCTGTTGGACCAAACaccattatttcagttttatcattatttaactgtaaaaaatttaagtCCATCCAGATTTTAATGTCCTGAAGACATGCAAACAGAGTTGACATAGAacagttattgtttttaataggaAAATAAAGTTGAGTATCATCGGCATAGAGATGATATGATAATTTATGTTTCTGAAAAATATAACCAAGTGGAAGCATATATAAGGAGAAAAGAAGAGGACCCAGAATAGAGCCCTGTGGAACACCGTAGGACATTTTAGCCTGAGATGAGAAATAGTTTCTCAGATTCACTGAAAAATATCTGTCCTTAAGGTAGGAAGCAAACCAGCTCAGTACAGATCCCTGAAAACCAACTATTTGATCAAGTCTTTGAAGAAGGATGTCATGATCTATTGTATCAAATGCTGCACTTAAATCAAGCATGATTAAGATACAGCAAGAACCAGAGTCAAGGGAAAGTAAAATATCATTAGTAACCTTCACCAGGGCAGATTCAGTACTATGAAATTCTCTAAACCCAGACTGAAAtctatcaaaaatattaaaagtactCAAGTAAGATGAAATTTGTGAATAAACAACTTCTTCCAAAACTTTTGAGATGAAAGATAATTTAGATATGGGTCTATAATTATTCAGATTATGCTGATCAAGATGATGCTTTTTTAACAGTGGTTGGACTATAGCATGTTTAAAAGAGGCTGGTATAATTCCATTTGTTAAGGAGTTGTTGATAATAGCAGTAACAACTGGACTTAAGGCTGGAAAAACCTCTTTGAAAATCTGCGAAGGCAGAACATCGGAGTGACAAAATGAGGGCTTCATACTAAGAACAATGTCATATAGCTGTGAAGGTGACACGGGTTGAAAATGAGATAGAGAGCTCTGATGAGAAACCATTTCTAGAGGCAAAGAATTTTGAAATGGTATGTTAGACCTGATACCCTCGACTTTAtggataaaatgttttaaaaactgttcgCACAAATCAGTAGAGAATTCTAATGAAGCACTAGGAACAGGATTTAAAAAGCCATTAATTGTATTGAAGAGTATCTTCGGCCTATCTGCATTTTGTGCAATTATATCTGACATGTATTTCCCCTGAGCTTCCTTAGCGGCAGTCTGATACCGTTTAAGACAATCTCTGAAAATTTCGTATGATAtctgaagtttatttttcttccaaCTGCGCTCAGCACGCCTACACTCTTGTCTAATGGCACGAACGGACCCCTGAAGCCATGGCTGTGCTTTTTTCATCAGCTTGGATCTCTGTAACCTTAAGGGAGCAACAGAGTCCAAGGTGGAAGTGCAGGTACTATTAAGAAGTTCAACTAATTCATCAGGATGGACACTAGAGGATAGAACATTCACAGCAGTTGGAATTAGGGTAGATGTATATACATCATTGAAGGACTTGGCAGCAGAGGaattaaaacatctaaaataacGAGGAGGATGATAAGATTTAGGCAGAGTACATGACAATACAGAGTCAAAAATAACTGGACAGTGATCAGAGATAACAGCATCACATAAATCCAAATTATTCACAGGAAAACCACGTGAAAACACTAGGTCCAACGTGTGACCCTTCTGATGTGTAGGTCCAGTAACAGATTGTATAAAATTAAGGGAGACCATAAGACATGAAAACTCTTTGAGTTCAACCTTGAACAACTGCACCTCAAAACTATGGAAAATTTCATCAGGCAAGCGTTTGCACTTAAAACAGTTCCTGAAAATTGTCGCAATTCCACCTCCACGGCCAGCAGTTCTAGGAgagttaaaaaatgaatagtcaGGAGGAGAGAGTTCCATCAGTGCTGTAGTATCACCAAGACTAAGCCATGTTTCTGTCATTAATAAAAAATCCAAGTCATGAGTAGAGCAAAAGTCATTTAAGATGAATGATTTGTTGGACACCGATCTAACATTTATTAGCCCAAATTTAACAGGACGGTCCACACTCCGAGAAAGATCTGAGATGAGTCTAGGTGGAGGGTGTATTGGTGAATATTCCAGAGAGAGAAGGTTGCCAGAGTTAACTCCAGTATCTAACCTTGCACGGGAGAAGTGGACAGGAGACCAAACCACTGGTATTTGATCATCAGCAAAGGTACGAGGACGACTGGCAGTACAAAATTTGCGACGTAAGCCGCGATGAACATAGCGTCGGCGACGGGCAATCCCCAACCTGCGACAGAGTTTATAGATTCCTTCTGGTAAAGGCGACGATGTGTTCAACTGAACCAGTTCAGCAGGTGAGTAGCAAAGAACCATTGTAGATAAAAACTTGTGAGGATCCAAACAACGAGTGAAGTCAATATGGCGTGCACATTGAAAAAAGAGTAAAATGCCGACCAGCACGGAGAAAACGCTAAGCCAAAAACAACGCATCTTTTCTGTCCCTACTACATGACCATGTTAGAAAATGCGTTAGCCCGAACACCACACAAAACCACCCAGAACCACCctattgggtaggaaaagggcAGACCGAATAAGAATGCCCCAGACCTTTAAAACCCAAAACAGAGTAAACCGGTAACAGACCAGAGAGAAAGTGGAAACTCATCCACGGGTCGATACACAACAAACTGGGGGAAATGAGGGGATCAAGGCTCGCGATGGGTCAATGAGGGACAGGAAAAGGATTACGAGGGAACACCAAAAATTCGGCTTAGTCATTGATAAAATATAATCCACAGAAACCGGGAGTAAAAAGGCACGATGTCCACAGAGTTTAATCCAGAGAGGGAAGCGAAGCCAGGGCAAAAAGCAGCGACAGACATGCCAGCCAGCGTGTGTTAACGGTATACTCTAAAGTCCTATAAAACAGGGTGCAAAAGTTCACAGAGAGTAAAAATACACAGGGTGCAAAATTCACAGTAGCCACAGAGTTTAATCCAGATCGGGAAACGAAACACCGGAGAGCAGCGGCAGACAGACACGCCAGCGTTCACTCAACCGGAACTTGTTAATGTCATccatttcactaattccattcaaaaagtgaaacttgtatattatattcattcattacacacagactgatatatttcaaatgtttatttcttttaattttgatgattagagcttacagctcatgaaagtcaaaaatcagtatctcaaaatattagaatatttacatttgagtttgaataaatgaccatccctacagtataaattctgggtatctcttgttctttgaaaccacaataatggggaagactgctgacttggcaatgatccagaagacgaacattgacaccctccacaaagagggtaagtcacagaaggtccttactgaaaggtgtggctgtttacagagtgctgtatcaaagcatattaaatgcaaagttgactggaaggaagaatttgggtaggaaaaggtgcacaagcaacagggatgaccgcaagcttgagaatacagtcaagcaaagtcgattcaaacacttgggagagcttcacaaggagagaactgaagctggagtcagtgcatcaagagtcaccacgctcagacgtcttcaggaaaagggctaccaagccacttctgaaccagagataacgtcagaagcatcttacctgggctgtggagaaaaagaactggactgttgctcagtggtccaaagtcctcttttcagataaaagtaaattttacatttcatttggaaatcaaggtcccagagtctgaaggaagagtggagaggcacagaatccatgttgcttgaagtccagtgtgaagtttccacagtcagtgatgatttgggctgccatgtcatctgctggtgttggtccactgtgttttctgatgtccacagtcaacgcagccatctaccaggaaattgtagagcacttcatgcttccttctgttgacaagctttatggagatgctgatttcattttccagcaggacttggcacctgcccacactgccaaaggtaccaaaagctagttcaatgaccatagtgttactgtgcttgattggccagcaaacttgcctgacctgaaccccatagagaatctatggggtattgtcaagaggaagatgagagacaccagacccaacaatgcagatgagctgaaggccactatcagagcaacgtgggctctcataacacctgagcagtgccacagactgatcgactccatgccacgccgcattgctgcagtaattcaggcaaaagcaGCCCCAACTAaatattgagtgctgtacatgct containing:
- the LOC131524877 gene encoding extracellular calcium-sensing receptor-like, with product MGFIMWLWVVVFIVEMARVCGAGLSCSLQGRSVSESLYKQGDVIIGGLFPVHVEAPEPDHAFTHTQHGSRCQGVDLRSYRWLKTMIFTVEEINRDPVLLPNITLGYLVADTCLAEATTLSAALALVTGQEETVSGAECSGTPVVPVIIGDARSSASIVVADSLGVFDTPMVSYFASCACLSDSHRFHSFLRTVPSDAFQAKAMARLLNLLGWTWVGVVAGDDEYGKSGSQLLLKELEGTGVCVDYVEVIPKSHSQSRIRRIVERIQSSTAHVVVTFAIGPDLEVVFKQVVVQNVTNRQWIATEAWSTSIQYSVPASIPLLAGTIGFALRRADIQGLGAFLAQLNPVKQPNEPFVKDVWEEIFGCSLAQDWQPSSKRPKCIGSENVEKYGRIYTDVSQLRVTYNVYKAVYAIANAIHNMMACQPGRGPFENGECPDVTRINPRQLLHYLNAVNFTTPVGELVYFEDNGEPSASYDIMNWHVDESGAVNFIQVGQFDVAKGPGQELSINLEKVVWGGGWADQVPVSVCSASCLPGTRKAAQKGKPVCCFDCLPCAAGEISNMTDSTECIRCPERFWSNNERTRCIPKVVEFLSLQDTMGIVLTVLSVTGATLTTTVLAAFFRYRDTPLVRANNSELSFLLLVSLTLCFLCALVFIGQPAPWNCMLRHTLFGVSFVICIACVLSKTVVVLVAFRATLPGSNLMQYFGPIQQRAGIFLCTLVQVVICLLWLLLAPPLPTESAGGELGARVILQCTVGSVVGFVLVLGYIGLLAVVCFLLAFFARKLPDSFNEAKFITFSMLIFCAVWIAFVPAYVSSPGKYTVAVEIFAILASSYGLLLCIFTPKCYIILLKPEKNTKKNMMAR